A genome region from Zootoca vivipara chromosome 11, rZooViv1.1, whole genome shotgun sequence includes the following:
- the PLK2 gene encoding serine/threonine-protein kinase PLK2: protein MDLLRTIAYQPGSTAAGGGGSSSGKMGEQTLGKSCNGESRRKKAAESAAEQHHHHPHSATEISRIITDPTTGRRYCRGKVLGKGGFAKCYEMTDLTTNKVYAAKIIPHSRVAKPHQREKIDKEIELHKMLNHRHIVQFYHYFEDKENIYILLEYCSRRSMAHILKARKVLTAPEVRYYLRQIVSGLKYLHEQEILHRDLKLGNFFINDSMDLKVGDFGLAARLEPLEHRRRTICGTPNYLSPEVLNKQGHGCESDIWALGCVMYTMLLGRPPFETTNLKETYRCIREARYSLPSSLLPPAKHLIASMLSKNPEDRPSLDDIVQHDFFLLGFTPERLPASCCHTVPDFNLSSPAKNFFKKAAAALFGGKKEKARYFDTHNRLAKEDEEIYKLRHDLKKTSITQQPLKHRPEEEIQPPSTTVAKPGMLAETKQIGDAIRMIVRGTLGSCSSSSECLEDSTMGSVADTVARVLRGCLENMPESDHIPKEQLAASFQWVTKWVDYSNKYGFGYQLSDHTVGVLFNNGAHMSLLPDKKTVHYYAELGQCSVFSAPDAPEQFISQVTVLKYFSHYMEENLMDGGDLPSITDVRRARLYLLQWLKSDKALMMLFNDGTFQVNFYHDHTKIIICNQNEEYLLTYINEDRLSTTFRLTTLLMSGCSLDLKQRMEYALNMLLQRCN from the exons ATGGATTTATTGAGGACTATCGCTTACCAGCCGGGCAGTACAGCAGCCGGCGGCGGCGGTAGCAGCAGCGGGAAGATGGGCGAGCAGACGCTGGGCAAGTCCTGCAATGGGGAGTCGCGAAGGAAGAAAGCGGCGGAGTCGGCAGCCGAGCAGCATCACCACCACCCTCACTCGGCCACCGAGATCTCTCGGATTATTACCGACCCCACCACGGGAAGGCGATACTGCCGCGGCAAGGTGCTGGGAAAG GGCGGCTTTGCAAAATGCTACGAGATGACGGATCTGACCACAAACAAAGTCTATGCTGCAAAGATCATTCCTCACAGCCGAGTAGCCAAACCTCATCAAAGGGAAAAG ATTGATAAAGAGATTGAGTTGCACAAGATGCTCAATCACAGGCACATTGTGCAGTTCTACCACTACTTTGAGGACAAAGAGAACATTTACATTCTGTTGGAGTATTGCAGCCGAAGG TCCATGGCTCACATATTGAAAGCAAGGAAGGTGTTGACAGCACCAGAAGTGCGATACTACCTCAGGCAGATTGTGTCAGGATTAAAATACCTTCACGAACAGGAGATCTTACACAGAGACCTGAAGCTAG GTAATTTTTTCATTAACGATTCCATGGACTTGAAAGTGGGTGACTTTGGGTTGGCAGCAAGGCTGGAACCACTGGAGCACAGGAGAAG AACCATCTGTGGCACACCAAATTACCTCTCCCCAGAAGTTCTGAACAAACAAGGGCATGGCTGTGAATCTGACATTTGGGCCTTGGGCTGTGTCAT GTATACAATGCTACTTGGAAGGCCTCCATTTGAAACAACCAATCTGAAGGAAACTTACAGGTGTATAAGGGAAGCGAGATATTCCTTGCCATCGTCTTTGTTGCCTCCTGCAAAGCACTTGATTGCAAGCATGTTGTCGAAAAACCCGGAAGACCGCCCCAGCTTAGATGACATCGTTCAACACGACTTCTTCTTGCTG GGCTTCACTCCAGAGAGGCTTCCAGCTAGTTGTTGTCATACAGTTCCCGACTTCAATTTGTCAAGCCCAGCTAAGAATTTCTTCAAGAAGGCAGCTGCAGCTCTCTTTGGGGGCAAGAAGGAAAAAGCAAGATATTTTGACACACACA ATCGGCTTGctaaagaagatgaagaaatatACAAGCTTAGACATGACTTAAAAAAGACCTCAATAACCCAGCAACCCCTGAAACACAGACCAGAGGAG GAGATCCAGCCTCCTAGCACCACTGTAGCCAAACCTGGCATGCTAGCAGAAACCAAACAAATCGGAGATGCTATCCGGATGATAGTTCGGGGGACATTGGGaagctgtagcagcagcagcgaat GCCTCGAAGATAGTACTATGGGAAGCGTGGCGGACACTGTGGCTAGAGTGTTGCGTGGCTGCCTGGAGAACATGCCAGAATCTGACCACATTCCCAAAGAACAACTGGCTGCGTCTTTCCAGTGGGTCACAAAATGGGTGGACTACTCAAATAAATACGGCTTCGGTTACCAGCTGTCGGACCACACGGTGGGCGTTCTCTTCAACAATGGTGCTCATATGAGTCTTCTTCCAGACAAAAA AACAGTCCATTACTATGCAGAGCTTGGTCAGTGCTCAGTGTTTTCCGCTCCGGATGCCCCTGAACAGTTCATCAGTCAAGTAACTGTTTTGAAGTACTTCTCTCACTACATGGAGGAGAATCTCATGGAT GGAGGCGATCTGCCCAGTATAACAGATGTCCGTAGGGCCAGACTTTACCTCTTACAGTGGTTGAAATCTGACAAGGCATTGATGATGCTCTTCAATGATGGCACCTTCCAG GTGAACTTCTACCACGACCACACAAAAATCATCATATGCAACCAAAATGAGGAATATTTGCTTACTTATATCAATGAAGATAGGCTATCGACAACGTTTCGCTTGACGACCCTTCTGATGTCTGGATGTTCCCTGGATCTAAAACAGAGAATGGAATACGCGTTGAATATGCTGTTGCAAAGATGCAATTAA